In Gemmata obscuriglobus, a single genomic region encodes these proteins:
- a CDS encoding helix-turn-helix domain-containing protein, which yields MPTVPQIPLPAGDRWMQTRELAQLFGLNAETINRWRRTGRLKGYPVGKMFWYKRSDVNVLLEAMKLPTI from the coding sequence ATGCCTACCGTCCCCCAGATCCCGTTGCCCGCGGGCGACCGCTGGATGCAGACCCGCGAGCTGGCCCAGTTGTTCGGGCTCAACGCCGAGACGATCAACCGCTGGCGGCGGACGGGCAGACTCAAGGGCTACCCGGTCGGGAAGATGTTCTGGTACAAGCGGTCCGACGTGAACGTCCTGCTCGAAGCGATGAAGCTGCCCACCATCTGA
- a CDS encoding DEAD/DEAH box helicase: protein MITPRPYQKQSVDRVFGRFDAGEPSTLVILPTGCGKTVVFGLVSQQWARECRPGRVLVLAHRDELIQQAAEELQGITGSAPAIEQADRYAVPAGGSMGDAPSVVVGSVQTLCRDRRLARWPKDEFGLIVTDECHHATSPSYRKIYDHFGAAKRLGVTATPKRADDLALGHVFGSVAFDMGICDAVDEGWLCPVEQRYVTVNGMDLSAVKTAGDDFSDGAIGAVLSGDSVLDQMVAATIELCGDEPTLIFTAPRPPGEQVSQGDLFADALNKIKPERAVFLSGETDKDVRRREIELFERGERQFLVGCSLFTEGFNVPKISRVVMARPTKSNAYYTQAIGRGTRTLRGTLHPDLATPEARRAAIAASAKPSVLVIDFVGNSGRHKLISAVDIFAGNHPQSVVDRAKRNAANDAAKGLHRDVKQVLDEAAREERKEAAERRRKEKKARVKVNRVDMHQQTVDPFAASDAPGQRDRLASGSGRATATQIEWIRTHGGYCSDTVTANDAGAIIADMKDRWSRKLCSPKQERTLKRAGVADGPVPKDHAKALLDWLAARNWRSTGRPTRKQLGILRSESGDGFQLTIDGQRVGQVMRSVDAVRAAYRGLAAEPVVA from the coding sequence ATGATTACCCCGCGCCCCTACCAGAAGCAGAGTGTGGACCGGGTGTTCGGGCGGTTCGACGCGGGCGAGCCGTCCACGCTCGTGATCCTGCCGACCGGCTGCGGCAAGACGGTCGTGTTCGGGCTGGTGTCGCAGCAGTGGGCGCGAGAGTGCCGGCCGGGACGGGTGCTGGTGCTCGCCCACCGGGACGAGTTGATCCAGCAGGCGGCCGAAGAGCTACAGGGCATCACCGGGTCCGCCCCGGCGATCGAACAGGCGGACCGGTACGCGGTCCCAGCGGGCGGGAGCATGGGGGACGCCCCGTCGGTCGTGGTCGGGAGCGTCCAGACGCTGTGCCGGGACCGCCGGCTCGCTCGCTGGCCGAAGGACGAGTTCGGGCTGATCGTCACGGACGAGTGCCACCACGCGACCAGCCCGAGCTACCGGAAGATCTACGACCACTTCGGGGCGGCGAAGCGGCTGGGCGTGACGGCCACGCCGAAGCGGGCCGACGACCTCGCACTCGGGCACGTGTTCGGGTCCGTGGCGTTCGACATGGGCATCTGCGACGCGGTGGACGAGGGTTGGCTGTGCCCCGTCGAGCAGCGGTACGTGACGGTCAACGGGATGGACCTGTCGGCGGTGAAAACGGCCGGCGACGACTTCTCGGACGGGGCGATCGGGGCCGTGCTGTCCGGCGACTCGGTGCTCGATCAGATGGTCGCGGCGACCATCGAATTGTGCGGCGACGAGCCGACGCTGATCTTCACCGCCCCGCGGCCCCCGGGCGAGCAGGTGAGTCAGGGCGATCTGTTCGCGGACGCCCTGAACAAGATCAAGCCGGAGCGGGCCGTGTTCCTATCCGGCGAGACGGACAAGGACGTGCGGCGGCGGGAGATCGAGCTGTTCGAGCGGGGCGAGCGGCAGTTCCTGGTCGGGTGCAGCTTGTTCACGGAGGGGTTCAATGTTCCCAAGATCAGCCGGGTGGTCATGGCTCGTCCGACGAAATCGAACGCTTACTACACTCAGGCGATCGGCCGCGGCACACGGACTCTACGCGGCACTCTGCATCCTGACCTCGCCACGCCGGAAGCCCGACGGGCGGCGATCGCCGCGTCCGCCAAGCCGTCCGTCCTCGTGATCGACTTCGTGGGGAACAGCGGCCGGCACAAGCTCATCTCGGCGGTGGACATCTTCGCCGGCAACCACCCGCAATCGGTGGTGGACCGGGCCAAGCGGAACGCCGCGAACGACGCCGCCAAGGGGCTGCACCGGGACGTGAAGCAGGTGCTGGACGAGGCGGCCCGCGAGGAGCGGAAGGAGGCGGCCGAGCGGCGGCGGAAGGAGAAGAAGGCCCGGGTGAAGGTGAACCGGGTGGACATGCACCAGCAGACCGTGGACCCGTTCGCGGCCAGCGACGCCCCGGGCCAGCGGGACCGGCTCGCCAGCGGCAGCGGTCGCGCGACCGCCACCCAGATCGAGTGGATCCGGACCCACGGCGGGTACTGCTCCGACACCGTGACGGCGAACGATGCCGGGGCCATCATCGCGGACATGAAGGACCGCTGGTCCCGCAAGCTGTGCAGCCCGAAGCAGGAGCGGACACTGAAGCGGGCGGGCGTGGCGGACGGCCCGGTCCCGAAGGACCACGCCAAGGCCCTGCTCGACTGGCTCGCGGCCCGCAACTGGCGATCGACCGGGCGGCCGACGCGGAAGCAGTTGGGGATCCTGCGGAGCGAGTCGGGCGACGGGTTTCAGCTCACGATCGACGGGCAGCGGGTCGGGCAGGTGATGCGGAGCGTGGACGCGGTGCGGGCGGCGTACCGCGGGCTGGCGGCGGAACCGGTGGTGGCGTAA
- a CDS encoding HNH endonuclease gives MPCFWCDRFGVRLTRDHVKPRCAGGGDEDNIVMACDGCQASRNQIQQYYTNAKVLRFKVAIRWPDAGRRHKEQIRRMRATLLKQLSGVLTLVAFWTQRETDRWGSSPTAALDLTVPDLPKRRA, from the coding sequence ATGCCGTGCTTCTGGTGCGACCGATTCGGGGTGCGGCTCACCCGAGACCACGTGAAGCCGCGGTGTGCGGGCGGCGGGGACGAGGACAACATCGTCATGGCGTGCGACGGGTGTCAGGCGTCGCGGAACCAGATCCAGCAGTACTACACGAACGCCAAGGTGTTGCGGTTCAAAGTCGCGATCCGGTGGCCGGACGCGGGCCGCCGCCACAAGGAGCAGATCCGCCGGATGCGGGCGACGCTCCTCAAGCAACTGTCCGGCGTCCTCACTCTGGTGGCGTTCTGGACCCAGCGGGAAACGGACCGCTGGGGGAGCAGCCCGACCGCCGCACTCGACCTGACCGTTCCGGACCTGCCGAAGCGGAGGGCGTGA
- a CDS encoding TIGR02996 domain-containing protein, translating to MDREALLRVIAMHPHENTPRLEYADWLMQYGSCDRDAATSEFIRMSCSVGCRQKRMPYEVYGWLIKNWHRLVPKSLAVGVPVESGPTPQQGWRINWHNGRKKEVLIRLARLPPKRGGYRPFKVVFDFAFGFLDRCETWSPVSFGQLKQPLLADQPLCKVMCHGTTRHPQRVRSLLGGAGADL from the coding sequence ATGGATCGTGAGGCGTTGCTGCGGGTGATTGCGATGCACCCGCACGAGAACACGCCACGGCTCGAGTACGCCGACTGGCTCATGCAATACGGCTCTTGCGACCGCGACGCCGCAACTTCCGAGTTCATTCGGATGTCCTGCTCCGTCGGGTGCCGGCAGAAGCGGATGCCATACGAGGTGTACGGGTGGCTGATCAAGAACTGGCACCGTCTCGTCCCGAAGTCTCTGGCGGTCGGGGTGCCGGTCGAGAGCGGGCCAACGCCACAACAGGGGTGGCGGATCAACTGGCACAACGGGCGGAAGAAAGAGGTTCTCATCCGTCTGGCTCGCCTCCCGCCGAAACGTGGTGGTTACCGACCGTTCAAGGTAGTGTTCGACTTCGCCTTCGGGTTCTTGGACCGGTGCGAGACGTGGAGCCCGGTTTCTTTCGGGCAACTGAAGCAGCCGCTCCTCGCCGACCAGCCGCTCTGCAAGGTCATGTGTCATGGCACGACGAGACATCCCCAACGGGTTCGGTCACTACTCGGCGGTGCTGGAGCGGATCTGTGA
- a CDS encoding DNA methyltransferase, with amino-acid sequence MTSDYGEFLRSKVRAVEPAGFENGRLPKGLFPHQRAIVKWACRMGRGAVFADTGLGKTLMLLAWADQVYRRTDRPVLVLTPLAVAEQTAEEAKRFGIEGVFRTDSPAGYVDYSRVVVTNYQKLHRFDPSAFGGVVLDESSILKSHDGAYRKALTEAFAATPYKLCCTATPAPNDHTEIGTHAEFLGVMSRTEMLATYFVHDSGDTSEWRLKGHAVRDFWRWVASWAVLCRRPSDLGFSDEGYELPPLRVHEVEIETAAQAGVLFATAETTLAGQRAARKESMDGRATTSARIANEPGPCVVWAELNAEADAVQELIPDAVQVAGADKDEDKLSRLKGFAAGTHRVLVTKTTVAGFGLNWQHCRRMVFVGLSNSYEQFYQAVRRCWRFGQTGPVDVYLIGTARDAGVWANIARKQRDHEAMVEGMLQHTRDVNREQLGATVKQTDEYRTGRTGGKTDAWMIHLGDCVETLRGFDPECVDYSLFSPPFASLYTYSNSPRDMGNCGTYAEFAAHFGFLVAELYRVLKPGRLVSFHCMNLPTTKEHHGYIGIQDFRGDLIRQFQAAGFIYHSEVCVWKDPVTAMQRTKALGLLHKQLKKDSCMSRQGIPDFVVTVRKPGVNPAPVSHTNDTFPVDRWQRYASPVWMDIDQSDTLNNYRDARQEQDERHICPLQLGVIERCLELWSRPGDLVLSPFAGIGSEGYVALKMKRRFVGCELKPSYFEIATANLRRAEAESSQPTLFDCLGESETTPADAA; translated from the coding sequence ATGACGAGCGACTACGGCGAGTTTTTGCGGTCGAAGGTGCGGGCGGTCGAGCCGGCGGGGTTCGAGAACGGGCGGCTCCCGAAGGGCCTGTTCCCGCACCAGCGGGCGATCGTGAAGTGGGCGTGCCGGATGGGCCGCGGGGCGGTCTTCGCCGACACCGGGCTCGGCAAAACGCTGATGCTGCTCGCGTGGGCGGATCAGGTGTACCGCCGCACCGATCGGCCGGTGCTGGTGCTGACGCCGCTCGCAGTCGCTGAGCAGACGGCAGAAGAGGCGAAGAGATTTGGGATCGAAGGCGTTTTCCGAACCGACTCGCCCGCCGGCTACGTCGATTACTCCCGGGTCGTGGTCACGAACTACCAGAAGCTGCACCGGTTCGACCCGTCCGCCTTCGGTGGCGTTGTTCTGGATGAGAGTTCGATCCTCAAGAGCCACGACGGGGCGTACCGCAAGGCCCTGACGGAGGCGTTCGCGGCCACGCCGTACAAGCTGTGCTGCACCGCGACCCCGGCCCCGAACGACCACACCGAGATCGGCACCCACGCCGAGTTCTTGGGCGTGATGAGCCGGACGGAGATGCTCGCCACCTACTTCGTTCACGACTCGGGCGACACGTCGGAGTGGCGGCTGAAGGGGCACGCGGTCCGCGACTTCTGGCGGTGGGTCGCGTCGTGGGCGGTGCTGTGCCGGCGGCCGTCCGACCTGGGGTTCAGTGACGAGGGGTACGAACTGCCCCCGCTCCGCGTCCACGAGGTCGAGATCGAGACCGCCGCCCAGGCGGGCGTACTGTTCGCGACCGCGGAGACCACGCTCGCCGGCCAGCGGGCGGCCCGGAAGGAGTCGATGGATGGTCGCGCGACCACGTCCGCCCGGATCGCGAACGAGCCCGGCCCGTGCGTTGTGTGGGCGGAACTGAACGCCGAAGCCGACGCGGTTCAGGAACTGATTCCGGACGCGGTGCAGGTCGCGGGGGCGGACAAGGACGAGGACAAGCTGTCGCGGCTGAAGGGGTTCGCGGCTGGAACACACCGGGTGCTGGTCACCAAGACCACCGTGGCCGGGTTCGGGCTCAACTGGCAGCACTGCCGCCGCATGGTGTTCGTGGGGCTGTCGAACAGCTACGAGCAGTTCTATCAGGCGGTTCGGCGGTGCTGGCGGTTCGGCCAGACGGGGCCGGTGGACGTGTACCTGATCGGCACGGCCCGCGACGCCGGGGTGTGGGCGAACATCGCCCGCAAGCAGCGGGACCACGAGGCGATGGTCGAGGGGATGCTACAGCACACCCGGGACGTGAACCGCGAACAACTGGGGGCGACCGTGAAGCAGACCGACGAGTACCGGACGGGCCGGACCGGGGGCAAGACCGACGCGTGGATGATCCACCTCGGGGACTGCGTGGAAACGCTCCGCGGGTTCGACCCGGAGTGCGTCGATTACAGCCTGTTCTCGCCCCCGTTCGCGTCGCTCTACACGTACAGCAACTCGCCGCGGGACATGGGCAACTGCGGCACCTACGCCGAGTTCGCGGCCCACTTCGGGTTCCTCGTGGCGGAACTGTACCGCGTGCTGAAGCCGGGGCGGCTGGTGTCCTTCCACTGCATGAACCTGCCGACCACGAAAGAGCACCACGGGTACATCGGGATCCAGGACTTCCGCGGCGACCTGATCCGGCAGTTCCAAGCCGCGGGGTTCATCTACCACTCGGAGGTGTGCGTCTGGAAGGATCCGGTCACTGCGATGCAGCGGACGAAGGCCCTCGGGCTGCTCCACAAGCAGCTCAAAAAGGACTCGTGCATGTCGCGGCAGGGGATTCCGGACTTCGTCGTCACGGTGCGGAAGCCGGGCGTCAACCCGGCTCCGGTCAGCCACACGAACGACACGTTCCCGGTGGACCGGTGGCAACGGTACGCCTCCCCGGTGTGGATGGACATCGACCAGTCCGACACGCTGAACAACTACCGCGACGCCCGCCAGGAGCAGGACGAGCGGCACATCTGCCCGCTCCAGCTCGGCGTAATCGAGCGGTGCCTGGAGCTGTGGTCGCGCCCGGGCGACCTCGTTCTGTCCCCGTTCGCGGGCATCGGCAGCGAGGGGTACGTTGCTCTCAAGATGAAGCGGCGGTTCGTCGGGTGCGAGTTGAAGCCGTCGTACTTCGAGATCGCGACCGCGAACCTGCGGCGGGCCGAAGCAGAATCGTCACAACCCACATTGTTCGACTGTCTGGGTGAGTCGGAAACTACCCCGGCCGATGCGGCGTAG
- a CDS encoding DNA polymerase III subunit beta: protein MNLTIDRDTLAGLLRTAAPAVPSRTTAPVLRCVKVTTSDGSVSVSATNTELFVTGRATAETGKPGSLCVPADVIQSAVKLAPSGPVSIVSGARAELKYAGGSYKLNTEDVSKFPEWVPPELQGVSFEIDAPALVRCLTRVAFCCSERVESFTTSGVWLEVANGEFNAVATDSIRLGIATAKVADGVQASALVPAPTVQAVKAAFSGRTGPVTVTVWGSTVRFADDSLSIASPLLTGKFAPWRMLEQKVKPHGTTFVDDPSALLRAVRRATVTADAADTAVVLTGEGPTLTLKAAGAVGEGEVEHVCKSQSGVASAVTTKMDPKNLTDALALAASDGVESITFAFEARKAAWVECDGWKYASMPIVK, encoded by the coding sequence ATGAACCTGACCATCGACCGCGACACACTGGCCGGGCTGCTCCGCACGGCGGCCCCGGCCGTTCCTTCCCGCACCACCGCCCCCGTGTTGCGGTGCGTGAAGGTCACCACGTCGGACGGCTCCGTTTCAGTGTCCGCGACGAACACCGAACTGTTCGTGACCGGGCGCGCGACCGCCGAAACGGGCAAGCCCGGCTCGCTGTGCGTCCCGGCGGACGTGATCCAGTCGGCGGTGAAGCTGGCCCCGTCCGGGCCGGTCAGCATCGTGTCCGGGGCACGGGCCGAGTTGAAGTACGCGGGCGGGAGCTACAAGCTCAACACCGAGGACGTGTCGAAGTTCCCGGAGTGGGTGCCGCCGGAATTGCAGGGCGTGTCGTTCGAGATCGACGCCCCGGCCCTCGTGCGGTGCCTCACTCGGGTGGCGTTCTGCTGCTCCGAGCGGGTCGAATCGTTCACCACGTCGGGTGTGTGGCTGGAGGTTGCGAACGGCGAGTTCAACGCGGTCGCGACGGACTCCATCCGGCTCGGGATCGCGACAGCCAAGGTGGCCGACGGGGTGCAGGCGTCGGCACTCGTCCCGGCCCCGACCGTCCAGGCGGTGAAAGCGGCGTTCTCCGGCCGGACCGGTCCCGTCACGGTGACCGTCTGGGGCTCGACGGTGCGGTTCGCGGACGACTCGCTCAGCATCGCGTCCCCGCTCCTCACCGGCAAGTTCGCCCCCTGGCGGATGCTGGAGCAGAAGGTGAAGCCGCACGGGACGACGTTCGTGGACGACCCATCAGCCCTGTTGCGGGCGGTCCGCCGCGCCACGGTGACGGCCGACGCTGCGGACACGGCGGTGGTGCTGACCGGCGAGGGGCCGACGCTCACGCTGAAGGCCGCCGGGGCGGTCGGCGAGGGCGAGGTCGAGCACGTGTGCAAGTCGCAAAGCGGGGTCGCGTCGGCGGTGACGACCAAGATGGACCCGAAGAACCTGACGGACGCACTGGCCCTTGCCGCAAGCGACGGCGTTGAATCGATCACGTTCGCGTTCGAGGCGAGGAAGGCGGCGTGGGTGGAGTGCGACGGCTGGAAGTACGCCTCCATGCCGATCGTAAAGTAA
- a CDS encoding sigma-70 family RNA polymerase sigma factor, with translation MAAVAAESDADLCAAVSAGRAAADALLKRHEKLIWSCVHRLQLPDWVDRDDIFQAGQVALAHAATKWTEGAGAKFTTYARTAIWNAVVNESRKQQKKATSFDDRPNDPDGSDLLNTLAAPEPTDPPEWLVKGIGRLSPVLRRVVVLHFGLEGEPRTWGEIASATGMTVAVAKRALELALAQLTPQTV, from the coding sequence ATGGCGGCGGTAGCAGCGGAGAGCGACGCCGATCTGTGTGCGGCGGTGTCGGCGGGCCGGGCGGCGGCGGACGCCCTCCTCAAGCGGCACGAGAAGCTGATCTGGTCGTGCGTCCACCGGCTCCAGTTGCCGGACTGGGTGGACCGCGACGACATCTTCCAGGCCGGTCAGGTGGCCTTGGCCCACGCGGCGACGAAGTGGACCGAGGGGGCCGGGGCCAAGTTCACGACTTACGCCCGCACCGCGATCTGGAACGCGGTGGTGAACGAGTCCCGGAAGCAGCAGAAGAAGGCCACGAGCTTCGACGACCGGCCCAACGACCCGGACGGCTCGGACCTGCTTAACACCCTTGCCGCACCCGAACCCACCGACCCGCCGGAGTGGCTGGTGAAGGGCATCGGGCGGTTGTCGCCCGTCCTGCGGCGGGTCGTCGTGCTGCACTTCGGGCTGGAAGGGGAGCCGCGGACGTGGGGCGAGATCGCGTCGGCCACCGGCATGACGGTCGCAGTGGCGAAGCGAGCACTGGAACTGGCACTGGCTCAACTCACCCCGCAGACCGTGTGA